The following DNA comes from Candidatus Effluviviaceae Genus V sp..
GGCCTCCTCGGTCTCACGCTCCATCGCCGGGTACTCATACTTCTTCATGGCGAACTTGGCGTTGACGCCGAGCTCCAGCTGGTCCATCGGGCTGTAGAACAGGTTGACCGGGATCCACATCGCGGTCCACGACGTGTCCTCGGGCCAGTCCTGCTTCTCGCCGTCCTGGTCGTAGGACGAGTCGGCCATCAGGTAGTAGATGCCGGCCTTGAAGCCGAAGGCGCCGGCGTCGTGCGTCATCGCCGTGTCGCCCGTGTAGAGCCAGTCGTACGCGCTGGCGCTCGTCGCAAAGACGATGAGCAGCGCCATGGTCAGAACGGTCAGAATTCCGCGTCTCATATTCCGAGCCTCCTTGTGCTCAGCTCCAGTCAATAGCATCCTTACTCGAACCGCACTCCTTCAATCAGGACTGACAGGTTCTCTTCGGTCATTCACCTCCCTCTGGTTCCTGAGGGCCCTCCGAACCCTCTGGCCCACCAAAGATCCGTCATGCCTGTCTCTCGTCCGGCCCCGGAAGCCATTCCCGGATGGCCGTTCATATTCGTTCATCTCGGCTACTGGAAGCCGATCTGTCGTGTCTCGTCGTCCTTGCCCGCGGCCTTGATCTCGCCGTGCTGGGCCTCGAACTTCTTGACGTTCTCCTCGAGGGCCCGCACGAACGACTTGACGTTCTGCGGAGCCATCACGATCCGCGCGTGGACCCGACTCTTCTGGGCGCCGGGGAGGACGCGGATGAAGTCGATCACGAACTCGGCGGGCGAGTGAGTGATCACGGCGAAGTTCGCGTAGATGCCCTCCGCCTCCTCAGGTCGAAGCTCGATGTTGATCTTCTTCTGCTGCTGCTTCTCGGGCATCGTCCTCCTTCGCTCAGCCCCGCACAGGCGATGTGACGATGTGCCAAGGCTCGCATAAGCGACGCGCCGGGGTGGGGTTGCCACCACAACGGGTCCAAGGTTGGGGCAAAGATAAGGAGGTGCCGTTGGGATGTCAAGCCATTTTTCCCGGCCGCGCTAGCAAGCGTCATGCCATCCTGGTCCTCCGCTTCGCCGTCGCATGTCGGTACTCGAACGAGCATTCACGCCCGGTGCGGGCCCGCCTCATGTCGCGACGGAGGCGGGGCTCAGCGGCGGACGAGGTGCCCCGCCTCCCGGCACGACAGCGCGGCGTCGGGGGAGCGTCGGATCGACGGCGGGGGTTCTCTGGGACGCCGAGTCCGCCCGTCCCGACCGGAGGCCCGGCAAGCGCTCCTCAGTCGATTCCCTGCTCGATAGCGAGTCTTACTCAGGGTGACCGTCTTGTGCGGCCCGTGCGAGCCGCAGCACAAGTCCCGGCGCCCAAAGCCGCCGTTGTACGCTTTGACGGACATTGCACTTGACAGGTTTCGGGGGGAGTGATAATGTGGGATGAGCGTGATTGACACAGAGTGTAACCTGTGTGACTGGGCAACACTTCACCAATGACTCACAGCTTTGCCAGTTGTCCGGACTGTAGACTGGAGGGGCTATGGTTACGGAACTGAAGAAGCTGGATACCGGCTCTCAGGCGCCTCAGCTTGAGCGCGACCGGGCCATCCAGATCTACGAGGACGTCTGTTCGAAACGGCGTCGGCGTTTCCCGAACAACTTCTTCCACGGCAAGGAGGGGAGACGGCGGGCCGCGGTCATCACGCGCTACCTTCTTGAGGACAAGCTGGGCGTCCCCGTCGAAGCGATCCCCAAGACGATCCACAAGAAGCTCTTCTACGAGAACGGGCTGACCTGGATGCTCGGGAGCTGTTTCGATTGGTCGCCGTATCGGGCGATCGACAACGCCTATCCCGGCCGATTCCACAAGTGGCAGTTCAACGTCAAGGGCATGTGGCAGGGCCCCGACCGCTACAGGCTGGCCGCCGAGGCCACGCGCTGGATGATCGAGGAGGTCGAGAGCTGCCCGGTCTGCGATATTCCGAAGAACATCTCAGCGACGACCTTCGGAAAGCACAACCTCCGCGGGATGCTCTCCGTCTGTTTCAAGGGCTCGTTCTTCCGGGCCATCGAGAACGCCTATCCGGGGCGCTTCCATCCCTGGGAGTTCAGGAACGTCCCGAAGAACTTCTGGCAGGGTGAGCAGGGGCTCGCGAAC
Coding sequences within:
- a CDS encoding DUF3467 domain-containing protein — its product is MPEKQQQKKINIELRPEEAEGIYANFAVITHSPAEFVIDFIRVLPGAQKSRVHARIVMAPQNVKSFVRALEENVKKFEAQHGEIKAAGKDDETRQIGFQ